From Streptomyces sp. NBC_01754, a single genomic window includes:
- a CDS encoding MFS transporter encodes MARPRPGGARGFSVRLTAPLLMGSLLNPLNTTMISTALVSIGRAFGVGAADTAWLISVLYLASAVGQPVLGKLADVLGPRRVFLAGLVVVMVSGVVGVLASGFGMLIVSRLLLGVGTSAAYPAAMAVLRDESRRVGRATPRPVLARLSFAALGSAAVGPALGGLLVTFVGWRGIFAVNVPVALLAFGAALLWVPADPPRGREVTPGPALDPLGIVLFSATLTVLVFFLLRLLHPLWWLAAPFAVLTAVLTWWELRAPRPFIDLRMLARNGALLRTYARQGLSYLVIYCVLYGFTQWLEEVRGYSSGHTGLLMLPMSLTALACSLLGARTKSLRAPLTLACFLLLTGAGILLALSGSTPLVVLLLAGACFGAPQGLIGTSNQAAVQVHAPPEAIGSAAGFQRTAQYLGAITASGLIALAYANAASDSGLHLMAAVSLVLGVLLTVLTVTDRALRART; translated from the coding sequence GTGGCACGACCACGACCGGGTGGCGCCCGAGGGTTCAGCGTCCGCCTCACCGCGCCGCTGCTGATGGGTTCCCTGCTCAACCCGCTGAACACCACCATGATCTCCACCGCCCTGGTGTCCATCGGCCGCGCCTTCGGCGTCGGAGCCGCCGACACCGCCTGGCTGATCTCCGTCCTCTACCTCGCCAGCGCCGTCGGCCAGCCCGTCCTCGGCAAGCTGGCCGATGTGCTCGGCCCCCGCCGGGTCTTCCTGGCCGGCCTCGTCGTCGTGATGGTGTCCGGCGTGGTCGGCGTCCTCGCGAGCGGCTTCGGCATGCTGATCGTCTCCCGGCTGCTGCTCGGCGTCGGCACCTCCGCCGCCTATCCGGCGGCCATGGCGGTCCTGCGCGACGAGTCGCGGCGCGTCGGCCGCGCCACCCCGCGCCCGGTCCTGGCCCGGCTCTCCTTCGCCGCGCTCGGCAGCGCCGCCGTGGGGCCCGCCCTCGGAGGGCTGCTCGTCACGTTCGTCGGCTGGCGGGGCATCTTCGCCGTCAACGTCCCCGTCGCGCTGCTCGCCTTCGGCGCCGCGCTGCTCTGGGTACCGGCCGACCCGCCACGCGGGCGGGAGGTCACTCCCGGGCCCGCCCTCGACCCGCTCGGCATCGTCCTGTTCTCCGCCACCCTGACCGTGCTGGTCTTCTTCCTGCTCCGCCTCCTCCACCCCCTGTGGTGGCTGGCCGCGCCCTTCGCCGTACTGACCGCCGTGCTGACGTGGTGGGAGCTGCGTGCCCCCCGGCCCTTCATCGACCTCCGGATGCTCGCGCGCAACGGGGCGCTCCTGCGCACCTACGCCCGCCAGGGCCTGAGCTACCTGGTCATCTACTGCGTCCTGTACGGCTTCACGCAGTGGCTGGAGGAGGTGCGCGGCTACTCGTCCGGTCACACCGGGCTGCTCATGCTGCCGATGTCCCTCACCGCGCTGGCCTGCTCGCTCCTCGGCGCCCGTACGAAGTCCCTGCGGGCCCCGCTGACCCTGGCGTGCTTCCTGCTCCTGACGGGAGCCGGCATCCTGCTGGCCCTCTCCGGCTCCACCCCGCTCGTCGTCCTGCTGCTCGCCGGCGCCTGCTTCGGCGCGCCCCAGGGCCTCATCGGTACGAGCAACCAGGCCGCCGTCCAGGTCCACGCCCCGCCCGAGGCCATCGGCTCCGCCGCCGGTTTCCAGCGCACCGCCCAGTACCTCGGCGCGATCACCGCCTCCGGCCTGATCGCCCTCGCCTACGCGAACGCCGCGAGCGACTCCGGACTGCATCTCATGGCCGCGGTCTCCCTCGTCCTCGGTGTCCTGCTGACCGTCCTGACCGTCACCGACCGCGCCCTGCGCGCCCGCACCTGA
- a CDS encoding isochorismatase family protein: MTATTLDPKSVLIVVDPQKAVVGGPTVHPAADVVADAAVLADAFRAKGLPVVLVRVTGGAPGRTEGDAARSGRQPPDRAEIVPELGPREGDIAVTKQRWGAFHGTDPDRELRGRSVSQVVLTGIATVIGVESTARAAHEHGYHVTAATDAVTDMDPDTHRVSVEKIFPRLGETDTTAAIVELLG, encoded by the coding sequence ATGACCGCCACCACCCTGGACCCGAAGTCCGTCCTGATCGTCGTCGACCCGCAGAAGGCCGTCGTCGGCGGGCCCACCGTCCACCCCGCCGCCGACGTCGTCGCCGACGCCGCGGTCCTCGCCGACGCCTTCCGCGCCAAGGGACTTCCGGTCGTGCTCGTCCGGGTCACCGGCGGCGCCCCCGGCCGTACCGAGGGCGACGCGGCCCGGTCCGGCCGGCAGCCCCCCGACCGGGCCGAGATCGTGCCCGAGCTCGGCCCGCGCGAGGGCGACATCGCCGTCACCAAGCAGCGGTGGGGCGCCTTCCACGGCACGGACCCCGACCGGGAACTGCGCGGCCGGAGCGTCAGCCAGGTCGTCCTGACCGGCATCGCCACCGTCATCGGCGTCGAGTCCACCGCCCGCGCCGCCCACGAACACGGCTACCACGTCACCGCCGCCACGGACGCGGTCACCGACATGGACCCCGACACCCACCGCGTCAGCGTCGAGAAGATCTTCCCGAGACTCGGCGAGACCGACACCACTGCGGCGATCGTCGAACTCCTCGGCTGA
- a CDS encoding ABC transporter family substrate-binding protein: MAHLGVPRGTARTRRAVALLATGVLAVPALAGCTSDDDPRVPVTMGQDIAPAARGRIADGSTLTWAIDAVPATLNAFQADADGATTRITGAVLPTLFPMDARGEPRLNPDFLESAKVIEQEPKQVVLYKLNQRAVWSDGREIGAPDFVAQWRALSGKDSGFWTARNAGYDRIEKIERGKDDLQVRVTFSKPYADWRGLFSPLYPKEVTGTPGTFNDGARSTLKNTAGPFLLRGVDKAKGTVTLDRNPRWWGDKAKLRSLVFRAVKPEDRAEALTAGTVDVADVDPAAANSIIQAARYRTGEGGAPAHGPGADTTPASALRSWALAHGSDEEAAEAAQKARAKTREAVAAYAADQKALNGFAVRKSLEPAYTQLALNGESGPLSDDRVRRAVARALDRQELADAVLEPLGLPAKPPGSHLALAGQPAYKDSSGALGDQDTKEAQALLADAGWKRGGAVEKPKDTEAGSEADAKTDKDAGTKATDKAAAAQDKKDDKGEEDEKDDKASRDEGMYIVGDDKPGDRPARTAVPQVLATAPVAAAQSAALLRQAAAVTGEDTARVSAQDRQPGGAPGAYAPKGTPAPAPASVSNRLGKDGKPLTLRFVLPSGPGSRSLRGVGEKIVEMLDAVGIGAQVTKVADKDYFKDHIASGDYDMALYSWPATAYPATDGRPIFAKPEPATDGSLLVEQNYTRVGSDHIDQLFDRAVSELDAKVSGDLLKQADARIWAAAGSIPLYQRPQLVAVDKKLRNVGAFGFAAPRYQDIGFVGGQAAGPPANRTK; the protein is encoded by the coding sequence ATGGCCCACCTCGGCGTCCCGCGCGGGACGGCCCGAACGCGCCGCGCGGTCGCACTCCTGGCGACGGGGGTGCTCGCCGTCCCCGCGCTGGCGGGCTGCACCTCCGACGACGACCCCCGCGTACCGGTGACCATGGGGCAGGACATCGCCCCCGCCGCCCGGGGCCGGATCGCCGACGGCTCCACGCTCACCTGGGCGATCGACGCGGTGCCGGCCACCCTCAACGCCTTCCAGGCCGACGCCGACGGTGCGACCACCCGGATCACCGGCGCCGTCCTGCCCACCCTCTTCCCGATGGACGCCCGCGGGGAGCCCCGGCTGAACCCCGACTTCCTGGAGTCCGCGAAGGTCATCGAGCAGGAGCCGAAGCAGGTCGTGCTCTACAAGCTCAACCAACGGGCCGTGTGGAGCGACGGCCGGGAGATCGGGGCCCCCGACTTCGTCGCCCAGTGGCGGGCGCTCAGCGGCAAGGACTCCGGTTTCTGGACGGCGCGCAACGCGGGATACGACCGGATCGAGAAGATCGAGCGCGGCAAGGACGACCTCCAGGTCAGAGTCACCTTCTCCAAGCCGTACGCGGACTGGCGCGGTCTCTTCTCACCGCTGTACCCGAAGGAGGTGACCGGGACCCCCGGAACCTTCAACGACGGTGCGCGCAGCACGCTGAAGAACACCGCGGGGCCGTTCCTGCTGCGGGGTGTGGACAAGGCGAAGGGGACGGTCACGCTCGACCGGAACCCGCGCTGGTGGGGTGACAAGGCCAAGCTCCGGTCGCTGGTCTTCCGCGCCGTGAAGCCCGAGGACCGCGCCGAGGCGCTCACCGCCGGCACGGTGGACGTCGCCGACGTGGACCCGGCGGCTGCGAACAGCATCATCCAGGCCGCCCGCTACCGCACCGGCGAGGGCGGGGCCCCCGCCCACGGCCCCGGGGCGGACACCACACCGGCCTCCGCGCTGCGCTCCTGGGCGCTGGCCCACGGCTCGGACGAGGAGGCGGCCGAGGCCGCCCAGAAGGCCCGGGCGAAGACCAGGGAGGCCGTCGCGGCGTACGCGGCCGACCAGAAGGCGCTGAACGGTTTCGCCGTACGCAAGTCACTGGAGCCCGCCTACACGCAGTTGGCGCTGAACGGCGAGTCCGGGCCCCTCTCCGACGACCGGGTGCGCCGCGCGGTGGCCCGTGCCCTGGACCGGCAGGAGCTCGCCGACGCCGTACTCGAACCGCTGGGCCTGCCCGCGAAGCCGCCCGGCAGCCATCTCGCCCTGGCCGGGCAGCCCGCGTACAAGGACTCCAGCGGGGCGCTGGGCGACCAGGACACCAAGGAGGCCCAGGCGCTCCTGGCGGACGCGGGCTGGAAGCGGGGCGGAGCCGTCGAGAAGCCCAAGGACACCGAGGCCGGCAGCGAGGCGGACGCGAAGACGGACAAGGACGCCGGGACGAAGGCCACGGACAAGGCCGCCGCCGCGCAGGACAAGAAGGACGACAAGGGGGAGGAGGACGAGAAGGACGACAAGGCGTCACGTGACGAGGGGATGTACATCGTCGGCGACGACAAACCGGGGGACCGGCCCGCCCGCACCGCCGTGCCGCAGGTCCTCGCCACCGCACCTGTCGCCGCCGCCCAGAGCGCGGCTCTGCTGCGGCAGGCCGCGGCGGTCACCGGCGAGGACACCGCCAGGGTCAGTGCCCAGGACAGACAGCCCGGGGGAGCGCCAGGGGCCTACGCCCCCAAGGGCACGCCGGCCCCCGCCCCCGCCTCGGTCAGCAACCGCCTGGGCAAGGACGGCAAGCCGCTGACCCTGCGCTTCGTCCTGCCGTCCGGTCCGGGCTCGCGGTCGCTGCGCGGTGTCGGTGAGAAGATCGTGGAGATGCTGGACGCCGTGGGCATCGGGGCCCAGGTCACCAAGGTCGCCGACAAGGACTACTTCAAGGACCACATCGCCTCGGGCGACTACGACATGGCGCTGTACTCGTGGCCCGCCACCGCCTACCCCGCGACCGACGGGCGGCCCATCTTCGCCAAGCCGGAACCCGCCACCGACGGCTCGCTGCTCGTCGAGCAGAACTACACCCGGGTCGGCTCCGACCACATCGACCAGCTCTTCGACCGGGCGGTCTCCGAGCTCGACGCCAAGGTCTCAGGGGATCTGCTGAAGCAGGCGGACGCACGGATCTGGGCGGCCGCGGGATCGATTCCGCTGTACCAGCGGCCGCAGCTGGTCGCGGTCGACAAGAAGCTCAGGAACGTCGGCGCCTTCGGCTTCGCCGCACCCCGGTACCAGGACATCGGCTTCGTCGGGGGCCAGGCGGCAGGTCCGCCGGCGAATCGTACGAAGTAG
- the typA gene encoding translational GTPase TypA, with product MPTRHDIRNVAIVAHVDHGKTTLVDAMLRQAGTFAAHAAENLDERMMDSNDLEREKGITILAKNTAVKYHPKDGGDPITINIIDTPGHADFGGEVERGLSMVDAVVLLVDASEGPLPQTRFVLRKALTAKLPVILCINKTDRPDARIAEVIDETYDLFLDLDADEDQIEFPIVYACARDGVASLTKPEDGNVPPDSDSLEPFFSTILSTVPAPEYDEDAPLQAHVTNLDADNFLGRIALCRVEQGELRKGQTVTWIKRDGSMSNVRITELLMTDALTRQPAEKAGPGDICAVAGFPDIMIGETLADPENPIALPLITVDEPAISMTIGTNTSPLVGKGGKGHKVTARQVKDRLDRELIGNVSLRVLDTERPDAWEVQGRGELALAILVEQMRREGFELTVGKPEVVTKQIDGKTHEPVERMTIDSPEEHLGAITQLMASRKGRMETMTNHGSGWVRMEWVVPSRGLIGFRTEFLTQTRGTGIAHSIFEGHEPWFGELRTRHNGSLVADRAGAVTPFAMVNLQERGVIFTEAGTEVYEGMIVGENSRADDMDVNITKEKKLTNMRAASADTTENVVPARKLSLEQSLEFCRDDECIEVTPETTRIRKVVLDQKQRGRTASRAKHG from the coding sequence ATGCCCACGCGCCACGACATCCGTAACGTAGCCATCGTCGCCCACGTCGACCACGGCAAGACCACCCTGGTCGACGCCATGCTCAGGCAGGCGGGCACCTTCGCCGCCCACGCCGCCGAGAACCTCGACGAACGCATGATGGACTCGAACGACCTGGAGCGTGAGAAGGGCATCACGATCCTCGCCAAGAACACGGCGGTGAAGTATCACCCCAAGGACGGCGGGGACCCGATCACGATCAACATCATCGACACCCCCGGCCACGCCGACTTCGGCGGCGAGGTCGAGCGCGGTCTGTCGATGGTCGACGCGGTCGTCCTGCTCGTCGACGCCTCCGAGGGTCCGCTCCCGCAGACCCGGTTCGTGCTGCGCAAGGCGCTCACGGCCAAGCTCCCGGTGATCCTCTGCATCAACAAGACGGACCGCCCGGACGCGCGGATCGCCGAGGTCATCGACGAGACGTACGACCTCTTCCTGGACCTGGACGCCGACGAGGACCAGATCGAGTTCCCGATCGTCTACGCCTGCGCCCGTGACGGCGTGGCCTCGCTGACGAAGCCGGAGGACGGCAACGTCCCGCCCGACAGCGACAGCCTGGAGCCGTTCTTCTCCACGATCCTCTCCACGGTCCCGGCCCCCGAGTACGACGAGGACGCCCCGCTCCAGGCCCACGTCACCAACCTCGACGCCGACAACTTCCTCGGCCGCATCGCCCTCTGCCGCGTCGAGCAGGGCGAGCTGCGCAAGGGCCAGACGGTCACCTGGATCAAGCGCGACGGCAGCATGTCCAACGTGCGCATCACCGAGCTCCTGATGACCGACGCGCTCACCCGTCAGCCCGCCGAGAAGGCGGGCCCGGGCGACATCTGCGCGGTCGCCGGTTTCCCGGACATCATGATCGGCGAGACCCTGGCCGACCCCGAGAACCCGATCGCGCTGCCGCTGATCACGGTCGACGAGCCGGCCATCTCGATGACCATCGGGACCAACACCTCGCCGCTCGTCGGCAAGGGCGGCAAGGGCCACAAGGTCACCGCCCGTCAGGTGAAGGACCGTCTGGACCGCGAGCTGATCGGTAACGTCTCGCTCCGCGTCCTGGACACCGAGCGCCCCGACGCCTGGGAGGTCCAGGGCCGTGGCGAGCTCGCGCTGGCGATCCTCGTCGAGCAGATGCGCCGTGAGGGCTTCGAGCTGACCGTGGGCAAGCCGGAGGTCGTCACCAAGCAGATCGACGGCAAGACGCACGAGCCGGTCGAGCGCATGACGATCGACTCCCCCGAGGAGCACCTCGGCGCCATCACCCAGCTGATGGCGAGCCGCAAGGGCCGTATGGAGACGATGACGAACCACGGTTCGGGCTGGGTCCGCATGGAGTGGGTCGTCCCCTCCCGCGGCCTCATCGGCTTCCGCACGGAGTTCCTGACCCAGACCCGCGGCACGGGCATCGCGCACTCCATCTTCGAGGGCCACGAGCCCTGGTTCGGCGAGCTGCGCACCCGTCACAACGGCTCGTTGGTGGCCGACCGCGCGGGCGCCGTGACGCCGTTCGCGATGGTCAACCTCCAGGAGCGCGGTGTGATCTTCACGGAGGCCGGCACCGAGGTCTACGAGGGCATGATCGTCGGCGAGAACTCCCGCGCCGATGACATGGACGTGAACATCACCAAGGAGAAGAAGCTCACCAACATGCGTGCGGCCTCCGCGGACACCACCGAGAACGTGGTGCCCGCCCGCAAGCTCTCGCTGGAGCAGTCCCTGGAGTTCTGCCGCGACGACGAGTGCATCGAGGTGACCCCGGAGACGACCCGTATCCGCAAGGTCGTCCTGGACCAGAAGCAGCGCGGACGGACCGCCTCGCGGGCGAAGCACGGCTGA
- a CDS encoding ABC transporter permease, with translation MISPIEAEDATASVALDDETSANSKGTETGTAVGRSPGQLMWIRFKRDRTGVISAVVVILYFLIALLAPVISRLYGKDPYTLYAQEPDYPFLLDDFAMPTGAFGGISGDFWFGVEPSLGRDVFTMLLYGMRTSLYMAVALTVLSVATGVVFGMVSGYFGGKVDYWLGRTTDFFLGFPSQLFFIAFMPVVTAIFVSPTDETPTYMRAVVIILVMWFLGWMGMARLVRSSVLTLREREFVEAAKVSGASRWRIVRKEILPNIVTPILVQGTYMLPSAILSVAFLSYIGVGFVEPTPDWGRMFAIGAKIYEQDPSFMLFPGLALVIFVLAFNLLGDSVRDAFDPKTGR, from the coding sequence ATGATCAGTCCAATCGAGGCCGAGGACGCCACGGCCTCTGTCGCCTTGGACGATGAGACCTCGGCGAACAGCAAGGGCACGGAGACCGGGACCGCCGTCGGCCGCTCCCCGGGCCAGCTGATGTGGATCCGCTTCAAGCGCGACCGCACGGGCGTGATCTCCGCGGTCGTCGTGATCCTGTACTTCCTCATCGCGCTGCTCGCCCCGGTGATCTCCCGCCTGTACGGCAAGGACCCGTACACGCTCTACGCCCAGGAACCGGACTACCCGTTCCTGCTCGACGACTTCGCCATGCCGACGGGAGCCTTCGGCGGCATCTCCGGGGACTTCTGGTTCGGGGTCGAGCCCAGCCTGGGCCGGGACGTCTTCACCATGCTGCTGTACGGCATGCGCACCTCGCTGTACATGGCGGTCGCGCTGACCGTGCTCAGCGTGGCGACGGGTGTCGTCTTCGGCATGGTGAGCGGCTACTTCGGCGGCAAGGTCGACTACTGGCTGGGCCGGACCACGGACTTCTTCCTCGGTTTCCCCAGCCAGCTGTTCTTCATCGCCTTCATGCCGGTCGTGACCGCGATCTTCGTCTCCCCGACGGACGAGACGCCCACGTACATGCGTGCCGTCGTGATCATCCTGGTGATGTGGTTCCTGGGGTGGATGGGCATGGCCCGCCTGGTGCGCAGCTCCGTCCTGACCCTGCGCGAGCGTGAGTTCGTGGAGGCCGCCAAGGTGTCCGGCGCCTCGCGCTGGCGGATCGTCCGCAAGGAGATCCTGCCCAACATCGTGACGCCCATCCTGGTCCAGGGCACCTACATGCTGCCCAGCGCCATTCTGTCCGTCGCGTTCCTCTCGTACATCGGCGTCGGCTTCGTCGAGCCGACGCCGGACTGGGGCCGTATGTTCGCCATCGGCGCCAAGATCTATGAGCAGGACCCGTCGTTCATGCTCTTCCCGGGTCTCGCTCTGGTGATCTTCGTCCTGGCCTTCAACCTTCTCGGCGACTCCGTCCGCGACGCGTTCGACCCCAAGACCGGACGATGA
- a CDS encoding ABC transporter substrate-binding protein encodes MKSIRSRSARAVVVAVAAGSLALTGCSSNDSGKSEAKDQSKTKEDAAAQSNPVAYADAAGSTGPAKEVSGAVSGGNINVYLQSDLTHMDPAQIYVSDAGQFANLIHRKLTNYQEDAEGNLTVVGDIATDAGTSSDDGKTWTYTLKDGIQDEDGNAITSADVRHTIERMYSKVIFDGPSFVQSWLSGSNYRKALPDGPYKGKHLPDSVLETPDEKTVVFHFDKPRPDLPQALAMAGYGIVPEKGDTKEKYDKAPKALGPYKLVEYKAGKSLKLVKNDKWDPKTDAVRHQYVDGYDFTTTIDASSQTKRLIADQGEAKNAIQFTSSVDPAQIQDVVGSPAVNKRTIKGYQPYVWQMSFNLDRLKDKKIRDAITYAIPNQAMIQADGGKYGGELAGGLFAPTLPGYDPDYDPFGKQKKPNGDPETAKKLLDEAGFKEGTKLTYAYANTPRAQKQQVIVKDALKKLGFDVQAKEIDSASFYEQIGKLDNKFDMYATGWGQDWPSPSTVVTPVYDGTLIADGASNYSHINDPKVNSLIQKALTEQPEEAAKTWEEAHHYMVEEINPAAPIYFSKQLQLYGSNIGGARYSTDSSYININDLFLKKP; translated from the coding sequence ATGAAGTCCATCCGATCGCGCTCCGCGCGCGCAGTAGTCGTCGCCGTCGCGGCGGGCTCACTGGCGCTCACCGGCTGCTCCTCCAACGACAGCGGCAAGAGTGAAGCCAAGGACCAGTCGAAGACCAAGGAGGACGCCGCAGCGCAGTCCAATCCTGTCGCGTACGCCGACGCGGCCGGTTCCACCGGTCCCGCCAAGGAAGTCTCCGGGGCGGTGTCCGGCGGCAACATCAACGTCTACCTCCAGTCGGACCTGACCCACATGGACCCGGCCCAGATCTACGTCAGCGACGCCGGTCAGTTCGCCAACCTGATCCACCGCAAGCTGACGAACTACCAGGAGGACGCCGAGGGCAACCTCACGGTCGTCGGTGACATCGCCACCGACGCCGGCACGTCCTCGGACGACGGCAAGACCTGGACGTACACGCTCAAGGACGGCATCCAGGACGAGGACGGCAACGCCATCACGTCCGCCGACGTCCGCCACACCATCGAGCGCATGTACTCGAAGGTCATCTTCGACGGTCCGTCGTTCGTCCAGTCCTGGCTCTCGGGCTCGAACTACCGCAAGGCGCTGCCGGACGGCCCGTACAAGGGCAAGCACCTCCCGGACTCCGTCCTGGAGACCCCGGACGAGAAGACCGTCGTCTTCCACTTCGACAAGCCGCGTCCGGACCTCCCGCAGGCCCTGGCCATGGCCGGTTACGGCATCGTCCCCGAGAAGGGCGACACCAAGGAGAAGTACGACAAGGCCCCCAAGGCCCTGGGTCCGTACAAGCTGGTCGAGTACAAGGCCGGCAAGTCCCTCAAGCTGGTCAAGAACGACAAGTGGGACCCGAAGACCGACGCCGTGCGCCACCAGTACGTGGACGGCTACGACTTCACCACGACGATCGACGCGAGCAGCCAGACCAAGCGCCTCATAGCCGACCAGGGCGAGGCCAAGAACGCGATCCAGTTCACGAGCTCGGTCGACCCGGCCCAGATCCAGGACGTCGTCGGCTCCCCGGCCGTCAACAAGCGGACCATCAAGGGTTACCAGCCCTACGTCTGGCAGATGTCCTTCAACCTGGACCGTCTCAAGGACAAGAAGATCCGCGACGCGATCACGTACGCGATCCCGAACCAGGCCATGATCCAGGCCGACGGCGGCAAGTACGGCGGTGAGCTGGCCGGTGGCCTGTTCGCGCCGACCCTGCCGGGCTACGACCCGGACTACGACCCGTTCGGCAAGCAGAAGAAGCCCAACGGTGACCCGGAGACGGCCAAGAAGCTCCTCGACGAGGCCGGCTTCAAGGAGGGCACCAAGCTGACCTACGCCTACGCGAACACCCCGCGTGCGCAGAAGCAGCAGGTCATCGTCAAGGACGCCCTGAAGAAGCTCGGCTTCGACGTCCAGGCCAAGGAGATCGACTCGGCCAGCTTCTACGAGCAGATCGGCAAGCTGGACAACAAGTTCGACATGTACGCCACCGGCTGGGGCCAGGACTGGCCCTCGCCCTCGACGGTCGTCACCCCGGTCTACGACGGCACGCTGATCGCTGACGGCGCCTCGAACTACTCGCACATCAACGACCCCAAGGTCAACAGCCTGATCCAGAAGGCGCTCACCGAGCAGCCCGAGGAAGCGGCCAAGACGTGGGAAGAGGCGCACCACTACATGGTTGAGGAGATCAACCCGGCCGCCCCGATCTACTTCTCGAAGCAGCTCCAGCTGTACGGCTCGAACATCGGCGGTGCGCGCTACAGCACCGACTCGAGCTACATCAACATCAACGACCTGTTCCTGAAGAAGCCGTAG
- a CDS encoding ABC transporter permease: MLQFLVRRLMGAVVIMFLIGAFTFFLFYAIPQDFAQLSCGKNCSPENIAVIRENLGLDKSISVQFWEFMVGIVSGRDFPVGHCAAPCLGQSFATGDFVWDSIMDRFPLTLSLTVGGLVIFLVVGLGTGLLAAWKRGTVVDKIVSGASMLLSSFQIYFLGPIFLGIFVYSTGWMENPKYVPFLDDPWKWAVGLLLPWVVMATIFTAQYTRMARSTMIEQLQEEHVRTARAKGMPQRYVFFRYAWRGSLAPIVTILGMDLSGLLAGGVVTEFTFDLAGIGRLAVDSSSSKDLPLTMGVMLFGAFFILILNIIVDLAYAYIDPRVRLA; the protein is encoded by the coding sequence ATGCTTCAGTTCCTCGTCCGCAGGTTGATGGGCGCAGTCGTCATCATGTTCCTGATCGGCGCCTTCACCTTCTTCCTGTTCTACGCAATCCCTCAGGATTTCGCACAGCTCTCCTGCGGCAAGAACTGCTCGCCGGAGAACATCGCGGTCATCCGCGAGAACCTCGGCCTCGACAAGTCGATCTCCGTGCAGTTCTGGGAATTCATGGTGGGCATCGTGTCCGGCAGGGACTTCCCTGTGGGGCACTGTGCGGCACCGTGTCTGGGGCAGTCCTTCGCCACCGGCGACTTCGTCTGGGACTCCATCATGGACCGCTTCCCGCTGACGCTCTCGCTCACCGTCGGTGGACTGGTCATCTTCCTGGTCGTCGGTCTGGGCACCGGCCTGCTCGCCGCGTGGAAGCGCGGCACCGTGGTCGACAAGATCGTCAGCGGCGCCTCCATGCTGCTCAGCTCGTTCCAGATCTACTTCCTCGGCCCGATCTTCCTCGGCATCTTCGTCTACAGCACCGGCTGGATGGAGAACCCGAAGTACGTGCCGTTCCTGGACGACCCGTGGAAGTGGGCCGTCGGCCTCCTCCTCCCCTGGGTCGTCATGGCCACGATCTTCACCGCGCAGTACACGCGTATGGCGCGCTCCACGATGATCGAGCAGTTGCAGGAAGAACACGTCCGCACCGCGCGCGCCAAGGGCATGCCGCAGAGATACGTGTTCTTCCGCTACGCCTGGCGAGGCTCCCTCGCCCCCATCGTCACCATCCTCGGCATGGATCTCAGTGGCCTTCTCGCCGGCGGTGTGGTCACCGAGTTCACCTTCGACCTGGCCGGCATCGGGCGCCTCGCGGTGGACTCGTCGTCGAGCAAGGACCTTCCGCTGACCATGGGCGTGATGTTGTTCGGAGCCTTCTTCATCCTGATCCTGAACATCATCGTGGACCTCGCCTACGCCTACATCGACCCGCGCGTGCGCCTCGCCTAG